From the Carassius auratus strain Wakin chromosome 36, ASM336829v1, whole genome shotgun sequence genome, the window AGGATAAAATGCACAAGATTTAGCACAGTTTAGGAGAGGTACGTCTTCATGCGAGGCTTTTTGATTGCATCTGTCTTAGTTTTTTCTGTGTATGCACCTTTTCTGTCTCCCTGTAACTGTGAGGTGTAGTCGCTAATATATTACAACCATTAGttgttcacacagaacacattcttccacataaaaaatgcaatgctGACAAATGAAAAAGAACAGAGCATCGAGATGTGCTATTTAAGGGAAGACACTACAGGCAAGACCACCGTTTGGTCAATTTTGCTCACATAAATCGTGTTCTGTCAAACTGGTGGACAAAACACACTGTGAAGCGTTTACAACACTTGATCTATTTGTGTCTAATTTTAAATTCCAGTACATATACTGAAGGCCAGTTTCTTTTCCTCTCTACATTCTGAAGGTTTTAGAAAGGTCTATTCCTATGTTCACCTGATCTTTAAAAGGACCTTTTTTTAATGCACTGATAAAAAGAGATAGGCTTTATACAGAGTTCACATTTACGTTCTAGGgcatatttaattacataaagCCTCATTTGATATTTGAAAACTTGGTAGACAAAACAACCAACTGGTGAAGAATGGTGAATTTCATCATTTAAATGTATACTATCACCTGGGGTGTCTTTCCTCAAAAGACCAACTTGCCTCAATAGTCAAATAACAACGTACAAACCGCTGGAAAAGCAGCGAGATGCATCACAACATTAAAAGACATCTTCCTAATGCATGTCTACATAGAAAAAGTTAAACAGCAGCtgttaaatgcacaaataaaaaaattaataaaaaaatagagctCCATGTGAACCAGCTCTAAGCCTCACTCAGAATTTAAGAAAtctaacagaataaaaaaagatacatcACTCCCCGGAGCTCAGTTGAAACAGTGAAAAAAAAGGTGCTAAGACAGAGGCCTTAATTAATTTTCAGGCCAAGCACTCCTTGCTGTTTACAGAGACAGAAAACAGATCCCtttttacatattgcataaaATTGAGAGTAGCATTTTAAGCCTGGCTGATAACATGCACATATTACCATATTAACGTATTTACATGAGACGCCTAAGAAATTACCACTTGTAtagttgtattaaaaataaaaaaaatatcattaatttcatataatttaatgtgGGAGGGACAAATAAAAATTTAGCtgaacatctttatttttttattttgtagtcaGCACATtaacaacaagcaaaaaaaaaaaaaaaaaaaaataccttggtTGACTCCCTATTGAAGACTCTTGTGACAAGGTGCGAGTGAACACTCACAAAAGATGCtttttcagattaaaataaagCTCCCTCTCTCTTGCAACACACACAACTTACACTCTCAGctctatttaacacattttacaatAGCATTTTTTCTTCACATATCAgtatagaaaaaaacaacaacaacaacaacgtgaAAAGGACCTTAACAATTGCGTGTCAAATTCTGTCAAATATATTAAGTCATGTTAAATCGCTTTCGCAAATCCCCATATTGGTGGTTTGTTACTAAAGTGTcatatttattgattgttttgatCATCACATTGGTAATCACCAGCAGAGACAATTTATTCCAGATCTGTATAAACGCAATAGCATTTCCTCATATTTggcagtttaatttttttttacacacagttGTGTACGTTTTCTTTTGGTAAGGGGTTATTAAATTAAAGAGCAAGTCAAATGAAAagattttctatatttttgattTTCTATATATTAATGATCAGGAGACCATTACTCGCAGTGTCAAGTCCGACACCAGGTGGCGCTCATTTATGAGCCGTTCAATGTCATTTAAACATCACCAACAAACTAAATCAGTAACAAAAAGATTCTTTAAGACAGAAAGGTGTAATAAAATAGCTTGCAGTGCATATAGACCCCAACTCATCCACCCTTTAAAAACGacattttaatacagtaaatacCCTTTGAGCTATAGTTTCAGCTGCCCTCATCCCTTCCCAGCACTTCAGTAATATACAAagcaaaaatataacatttctctGGCTCCTACCTACTGTAAATCTCAtgatgttcatttaaaaaacGCTTGGCAACTCTACAGTCTATGTTACAGTCTATGTTAAATTAGTAGCATCTCAATGGCCAAGCACTATTCTAGAgtagaacaaaacaaaatcatagcttatatatatatatatatatatatatagtttcccatgcatttttttttactttgtgtgtgtgtgtgtgtggggtatTCACTGTTGTGTCTGAGAGCGGCCAAAGCCTAACCTTATTTGTtctgtttgaatttttttgtatgtataacATAATACTTAGTTTGATTGATAAATTAGAGGATCCCTCACATAAGACCAGTGTACCCAGTGAACCCAGTGTGCAGGACAGGGGGTTAAATTCTACACAAGATAATTCTACTAGTCTGAGTTCAGAGCACACTATGTGCTACCCAATCTCACCAATGCACTACTGAGCAGAACATGTAAAGAAGTGTTTTGTGGGTTGAAAACATCCCAAATCCAGCCCTCATGGACATGCATGCTGGCTGCTTCCTAAAAAACCTCCTGGTCCTGCCTGCGTGTCCAACATGATAGTACAAAAAACAGTCTTAAGAGCTGTACAACGGAGGATCCAGCTCCATATATGTACATTCTAATAGGGATGAAGAAACGTTGACTGctgttctctttctttttcctaTTACGTTGTATTTCAAAAGGTACAATGAGGAACAGTCCAACACAAagccagagagagagatttttgaaTGTTAGATAGAAATGGTGAACTTTTATTGCATGCAAACTTTAAATGCAGTTGTATTGGatgaaattatgcatatttaaattatatgGGAAAAggttatgaataattaaaagcgCCATAAGTTCCATATATATGGTTATTTCAAAAAGAAGACAAGGCTGAAAACGGAACTTTCTTTTCACAAGTTCTGACAAACATACGTGAAACCATTTAATTATACTCAAAATCTGCTGTTTGTGTGGATTCTTGTGTGTATAAAATCTATGCAAAGCTTTATACACAAAGCCCCAGAAATGTGTATTCGGACAGTAAATTGGATCAATTTTGATTTCGTGTGAACTcttcaataaagaaacaaaataaagaaacaaagtgAAATCAGATGAGATTAAATGCGAAATGATGGTTTGTTTAGTCAAAGTGTACCGTTTGATGCCTCCATTTGGGAAACGGCTCACTGCACCAgttgtgtgtttaagtgtgtgtgtgtgtgtgtgtgtgtgtgtgaacatccATCTCCTCACCAATACATTCCCTCCCCTCTCTGCTTGCGTCTGCACTGTATGTCTCCCTCTCTGAgtcagacaaaaacaaacagagctCTCTGATCTCTGCATACGCACATACCagccacccacccacccatcaacacatacacacacacacacaatgcacatATTCCAGTCATACACCAACACCACCCACGCACCCCATCTCAGACGTGCATTTGGCACACAAAAACCAGACTTACATTTGAGCACGTACACATAAACAAATGCACCCATATAAAAAGCATGCCTCTGGCACACACTCGCGGTTTCCTGTCAGCCTCCTCACATGAATGCACAGACATTAGCATGTGTATCtccaaaaatggaaatgaaaaaaagaggTTAAAACTCTGAGGAAAAAGTAAAGGAGCACACCAGCACGCATGCATACAGGATCATCCAGGCATTCAGTGCCCTCCCCTTCCAACAATTTCTTTCACAGGCTGGCCGTATAAGACTCCCAGGCATGAACGTCCACGTTTAAGGCAGTGCTGGAAAAATTAGTTTAGATTTCTGTGCAAATGTCGTCTTCTCATCCTATTGTACTATGATTAAGACTTGGTGCAGTCTCTTAGGATCGTACCAAATGGCTGAGAGGTAAAAGTCTTCTGTCCCCTGGCCCAGTGCAGTGTACCGACAGACTTATGGATAGTCTACACAAAACAGTATTTAAtgatttgtattaatattttatgattatagtatagtaatatatcgttatataattatgtatgatatattttaagatatgtcttttttttcttcttttttttggtcAATACAATAGAAGTCAATGTTCTTCAAATCTGGTTTGGTACCaacatcttcaaaatatcttcttttgtgtttcacaaaataaaGCCATACAGTTTTGGATGGGTGAGTAGATAATGacaatttgcatttttgggtgaaccgtccTTTTAAATTAAGTGTAAACATTTAAAACCCACAAATAGCAgggttctgttttaatattttagtttttaggtaaaaaattatttgatgcttTTGGACTGAGATTATCTTGTCCAATCACAGCCAGATAAtcaaaaattcaaacaatacaGTCCGCATTTCACGACATAAGTGTGCTTAAAACACCGGAAGATGTAGGTCATACTTTGGGAATCTAATTATAGCACATCCTTAAATATGTTTAAGAGTGCAACTACACTTTAAATGACATTGTCACAtggttctttctttttttaaatctgggaTTAAAACAGCTCTTCATTAGTATTGCAAACTTCAAGAACTCCTCTTTCTAAAACCCGAAAGCCATCAAGAGACAGTTAAAAACTGTCTTTTCAAATCCGCATAACAAAAACaaagagactacaaaacagcttCCACTCTCAGAGTGGTCTTTAGTGGTTTAGAACCACTGTAGCTAGGGCACTGATGCCCGTTCAGTGCCAATCTCTAATACTGAACTCAAAGCATTTAGTGCATCTCTGTCTGAGGTGCTGAAGCGTAGCATGTCAGAATGCACCATGCGGCAGCATGCACCACGCTTGTGCAATCGGTGCATGAAGCAGTCAACTGTGAGATACAGCTCATCAAATACTACCATCTGCAGCCTTCATACAGACTCATTTACACATCACACAGACGCCAGCACTACGTCATGTGTCGTACAAAACTACTAAGAACATAAAGACAAAAGGCCTGGTGGAGAGTTTTTTTGGGATTTGCTTCGGAGATATTTGACAGTAAAAACGTGTGCcgattttgatcaaataaaccaaAGTAACAATGTGAAGCGTTGGTAATAtaccaaaataaaatgattaaaattggTTTTTGGATTTTGCTAATGCAAAAACATGTGTATAACAATTCACTATTCATTGATCAAAAGGTAAGAATTTTGCACAGACTCTTTCTATCAAAACTCAACAGTAGTTTCTGATAAACGGATTGCGTCTTACAAATTCATTACATTCATAAATGGCACATTGCCTCTCTTGGGATACTTGGCAAGATAAAAAGTTGAATAGTtggcaaaaaaattacaaatgttattTAGATAAAaggaaaatctaattaaaaagaaaaaaagtaaaggtGTCTCAGGGTGTTATTGCAGAAAGAGGAAATGGAGTCCAGGAAGCAGGTACATAGCCACTAAATATTAACAGATGAATACAATCTTATGTCCAGCAACATTAGCTTTCTGGATTCTCCAAAATGATACATTCAGAATCATGACAGTGTTTTCAGACTGGATACGAGCTTCCAGACACCATTTCCCCTTCCGCTCATCTCAAATATACCTACAGGACCCTCCTCTTCAGGAATGTGCTTCCAAATTACATCAGCGCACAAGGTGAGACTGGGATGTGATGGAGAAGTGGATGGAATTAATGGTTGAACTATGGTAGTGTTACTCATTAAAACAAGCTGTTACCCTCCCCGCTCACACCTTGCAGGGCATCTGTAGTTGACTGGCCGGATTCAGAGGCTGTGCCACCTTCTAGGGATCCTGTTTCAAAAGCATGCTCCACAGCCAAGCCATCAGACTCCAATTTGGAAGTGTCCGGAAGAAAGTTGGCATATGCGTCACTTTCTGCCATCAGAAGCTTCAGTTTCGGAATCAAGCTCTTGCGTACTACGCGGCGTGCATTAGTGCACATGTCTGCAGCGATCGCGTTCATTTCGCTCTCTTTGAAACTAGGAGCAAAGTTCTGGCAGTAAACTAGAaataaagagaacaaaaaaaagttatatgttACTTTTTACACAtagctattttaaatgttttttgaaaactcAAAGTAGATTAAGTAGATAAAACCCCTTTTACTGCAACTTACACTTAACAGCATGGAGAACCCGACTGTCGAGTGGCTTGCGGTTGGGGTCATTTGTGGAGGACCGAATGCCTGTCCCACAGCTGTTGGCAAGAGTGCTTCtacagaaaaaataaaggatGATACACTTTCAAAGGAATACATACAAATCTGACCTGCAAATCCCAAGAGCAACTGGGATTCCAAACCAAGAAAACTCTTCAGCAAACCAAGTTTTTTGTGGtcttcacaaaacaaacaaaaaaaaaactttttaaaaacccAAAAAAATTCCCATtaataacttttacatttttaattttaaagagcCAGTTCACTCAAGAAAGGAACATTCTGGCACCATTTACtatcatatcattccaaacctgtatgaaagtTAACTTTCACTGTATAGAAAAGACTGACATTATGTTAAACATCTCCATTCTGGCAAAAAAGCAAttcataaaggtgagtaaatcatgacaacatttttatttttgtatgaacAATACCTTTAAATACtaattacagtgttttttttctttctgttgaaTAAAGGTCAAAAACTTCACTCACCGGTCAAAAAAGGCAGCAAGCAGCCGTCTGAGCAACACTTTGTGACGTGTGCCTGCACTAACGTGGCAGTTCATTAGCTGAGCACgtgaaataaaaacactggtGCCTGTTACTAGCTCCAGTTTCTCAGCAGGGTCACCTTCTTCATAGAGTTTAAGATGACAGCGGTTTCCGATCTGTGCAATGAGCTCAGTGGGAAGAGAGGCCAGATCTTGCCTCACTCGAACTCCTCTTCCCCTTGATTCAACTGTGAGGTGGTCTGGTAGTGACTCCACTCGTTCGCTGGCTGAACCAAGATTACAAAGGggattgaaaaatataaaaaataaaaacatacattgacTCTAAACTGCCTATAAAGCTGCAGCTAAATATCTAAAAAGACagatacatacataaaaaatttaaaaaatgacatacataaactaaatgcatttataatatataaacatgtattttgCTTTGAATTATTTTTGGGGGGCGGGGGAGTAGGTGAACGGAGGACCAGTGATGAAACAATTATAACCTATTGTTTAAACCCAAGTTTAACCTATTGTTTAGAGCCCCCTTCCTCagatcttaccctggaggtccaatgcactgcagagtttagctccaaccctgatcaaagtcacctgccagtagttttctaatgatcccaaagacattgattggcattaattagcatgctcaggtgtgtttgattagggttagatctaaactctgctggaaagtggatctcgaggtccagatttgaggatccctggtttAGAGTATATAAGTAATATTGACTTTTCTTGAtaacctttaaaaatatattataaatatgtttaaaaggtctacaaagcaaagcaaatgagctttgtttggtttgttgtctgcatgattacttttaaataatccTATTGATGGGAGTTCCTCAGGGCTCGATACTTGGCCCAATTTATTTCCCACAATTATACAACATACTAAAGTCTCTTATCACAATGTGGTGTTCAGAAGTGTCAGTTAATAAATTTACTTGAGAGCTATCAGCAACTTATCAATGAAATCAAATTTTAGTTCAGCTATTCTTACCTGTTGCCCCTACATTCAACATGCTGTACATAGTGTACATATTACAGATCTGTCTGTACTGTTCTTCTGTCGTTTCGTCTGTgatttcctcttcttcttcatcatcatcgtgGTACGAGATTGGCGAGTCACTGGTGTACATGCTGGGGGTGCCTGGGCTGGTGCCTTCCGGCGTGCTactgctgttgttattattattgttgttgttgttgctattagTGATACCGCTTCCACCCAATAATGCTGCACTTTGAGGCAGTGCCCCTCCCGTGCCCCGTGCCACTTCCTGTGAATAGCGGGCTGCTTTCCTTAAACCTCCCCCTCCTCCAGATCCTCCACCTCCTTCACGGTTACCTCCCTCCCAAAGACGCTTAGCAACTGGAGTGCAAACCACTGAAAATGATGATGCTTCTTGATGGGGCTGCTGGGCTTGAGGTTGCTGCTCTGTCTTCACCCTTGACACTAAAGGAAGGGGTGTTAGGCAGGAAGCAGGTCGAGCTGTTGCAGTGGCAACTGCACCCCCTCCTACTGTACCGCTCCCAGTTTGAGTAACAGGGCTCTGGGGTTCTGATGGTGGTGTTTCTTCTGTGTGAAGTCCCTGTGAGTCACAACTTGGTGAGCTTACCTTTAGGAAGAACTCTGTGCCTTTTTCCATAATCTGCAGAATCTGCAGGAATCCTGCCGTGTACATTAAGAGAAACTGATCGCCCAAATTCATGCTAAGTCGGCCTGTGTAACAGAAGGAAAGGATCTGCTGGAAGCTCTGAGGCTGGACCGCTGGTGGTAACTCCACAACAGAGCTCTTACATCCAGAGTTGAACAAATCTCGAAAGTAGGAGCTGCTGGCAGCCAGCACTGCCCGGTGGGCTTTGAATGTGTGACCCTTCACCACCACTGATACATCACAGTACAGTCCCTGAAGTCTCTGTTCATTAAGACACTCCAAGACATTGTTGCCAAAGTTTGGTATTGCCATCTGCAGCATCTGAGCCATATCTTAAAGCTCAGCACTACAGAGTCTGtggaaaaagaaaacacaaaacacttcAGAACTAAAGtgtaaaattctaaattatttgACCAGAGTTTGTATAATAATGACCAATGGGCAGGGCTTCTACATAATCCATGCCTACAGATGGTTGCAAAAATATCTTCAGATTTCCACAAAATTTAACTTGTCATTCACATTCCTACACAGCCCCACCCCTCAGGTGTTTATTTAGAAGAATTCAATCAATTTTCCAACCAAAATTCCAACAAAAAAGGAAAGTGTGCAGATTCCTTAAATGCTTACCAGTGGGTTATGAGGACAGGTgtttcattcatatattaataaCCATAACTAAACATTGTTTTTGAGATGTAAAAAGAAGCCTAAAAAGATGAAgttctattttaaaaataatttaaaaaaatgtttacacaaGATGACTTTATACAGCAAACAAAAATGGCATGTGTAGACTGTTGATCCACATATACCACTCAAAAGTTTTGGTTTGTTaaggtttttagtttttagtgtctCTAATGTTCATACTCtatttatttgactgaaaatacagtaaaagcacaaaaattgtttatgtttgaaataaatgtcctattttaatatatttaaagaatatcatttatttctgttgttGAAAAGCcactctccagtcttcagtctcacatcaGAATCATTCAgaatcattttaatgtgctgtTTTAATGCTAAAAAGATAATTCTTCATATTATCTATGCTGAAAAAATCTgtgcatttttgtaataaaataaaataaataaataaaaaactaatatatttttttcagggtaattttatgaacaaagttcaaaagaacaacagcatttgtttgaaataaaaatatgtaaaattattaattcCTTTACAGTTACTTTATCCATCCTTgaaaaacttttgaatgacagCACAGAAGCATTTAAGTAGTAAAAAAATCAACTGTCTTACACACCTACATTTTAACAATGTGACTCTTAAATAAAGCTTCAAAGATTTCTGTaatcaccaaacacacacacacacacacttgcagtaTATCATCATCTATTCTTATAATACCATGGATTCACAGTGGTTCTCGCCGCTCTAACTTTCTAACTCCAAGGTCAGTGCATGCAGTCTCACAAACAACATCCCATGACTGTCAAGTCCATAACATAGAAACAGAAAATGCATACATTCTCCCCAGGAAATTAGACAATGAACAAAAGCAATAAATGTTGATACACATTCTTAATATAACCGAAGATTATGCCTAGGGCCATCCAGAGGTTATTTATGAGTCATAAACCATTTATAATCCTACAGTCTATTGTTTTAAGGATCATACAGATACTCTCTGCTCTTAAGCCAAAGGGCAACAAAtactttcaaacaaacaaaataattgtttttttttttcaaaagcaaaaGATAAATAGATTGCACACACAAAGTGATTCAATAATATTCTTTAACAGAAAATTAGAAAACATCCCTGATGCAATGACTGTCTAGGGGTCATATATCAGCCAGTTAGGACAATGTCATCCTGTATTATATTATCCAACATGCAAAGGAGTAACTCTTGAGATTTTGAGGTTTCTGgttgcactttaaataaagtactAACTGTATGTACTCTGTGTGACCAACAACACTCAAACTGAAGTGCAGTTACTTTCAAACACATACATTGTTAACTTGTGTTCAATCCTTCTGCTAATGAGCACTTAACCTGCATCCTGCTTCACTTTCTATGCTTTCACTATTCCTGTCGCTCTTTTATCTAACTtcttttctataaaaatgttCGAAATGCCAACACTTCTCATGTTATTGCCTCCTATGATAAATCGCTTGTTGTATTCCTCATTTCTAAGACGCTTTGGACAAAAATATCAGCTAAATCATTAAATATAGAATGCAATGTAGATCAACTGAACACTTGTATAAATGTATCTCACAGAATATGTTCATTTTTAACAACCAAAAGCTCTGTTCATCATCATCACCGGATCTTTTTACGGAGTAATGAGACAAAGCTACTGAAAAGTACCTAACAGTTTAATCAAAAATCCCCACTAAAGGTGTACTGAGTAATTtcttgctttgtgtctttgtacaAAGGTCGATCAGGAGGTTAAAGCAAGCAGATCA encodes:
- the LOC113055366 gene encoding nucleus accumbens-associated protein 1 isoform X2 — protein: MAQMLQMAIPNFGNNVLECLNEQRLQGLYCDVSVVVKGHTFKAHRAVLAASSSYFRDLFNSGCKSSVVELPPAVQPQSFQQILSFCYTGRLSMNLGDQFLLMYTAGFLQILQIMEKGTEFFLKVSSPSCDSQGLHTEETPPSEPQSPVTQTGSGTVGGGAVATATARPASCLTPLPLVSRVKTEQQPQAQQPHQEASSFSVVCTPVAKRLWEGGNREGGGGSGGGGGLRKAARYSQEVARGTGGALPQSAALLGGSGITNSNNNNNNNNNSSSTPEGTSPGTPSMYTSDSPISYHDDDEEEEEITDETTEEQYRQICNMYTMYSMLNVGATASERVESLPDHLTVESRGRGVRVRQDLASLPTELIAQIGNRCHLKLYEEGDPAEKLELVTGTSVFISRAQLMNCHVSAGTRHKVLLRRLLAAFFDRSTLANSCGTGIRSSTNDPNRKPLDSRVLHAVKFYCQNFAPSFKESEMNAIAADMCTNARRVVRKSLIPKLKLLMAESDAYANFLPDTSKLESDGLAVEHAFETGSLEGGTASESGQSTTDALQVSPCALM
- the LOC113055366 gene encoding nucleus accumbens-associated protein 1 isoform X1, whose protein sequence is MAQMLQMAIPNFGNNVLECLNEQRLQGLYCDVSVVVKGHTFKAHRAVLAASSSYFRDLFNSGCKSSVVELPPAVQPQSFQQILSFCYTGRLSMNLGDQFLLMYTAGFLQILQIMEKGTEFFLKVSSPSCDSQGLHTEETPPSEPQSPVTQTGSGTVGGGAVATATARPASCLTPLPLVSRVKTEQQPQAQQPHQEASSFSVVCTPVAKRLWEGGNREGGGGSGGGGGLRKAARYSQEVARGTGGALPQSAALLGGSGITNSNNNNNNNNNSSSTPEGTSPGTPSMYTSDSPISYHDDDEEEEEITDETTEEQYRQICNMYTMYSMLNVGATASERVESLPDHLTVESRGRGVRVRQDLASLPTELIAQIGNRCHLKLYEEGDPAEKLELVTGTSVFISRAQLMNCHVSAGTRHKVLLRRLLAAFFDRSTLANSCGTGIRSSTNDPNRKPLDSRVLHAVKFYCQNFAPSFKESEMNAIAADMCTNARRVVRKSLIPKLKLLMAESDAYANFLPDTSKLESDGLAVEHAFETGSLEGGTASESGQSTTDALQGVSGEGNSLF